A single genomic interval of Hippea jasoniae harbors:
- a CDS encoding FAD-dependent oxidoreductase, whose translation MAGMFDSVNLGGLRLKNRFIFAPVKTAYGNPKGEVNQRHLTFYRHVAEGEVALIITEPTAVLKSGREHPKQLCIDEDYCVDELKKITDVIHENGSLACLNITHAGRAANPKASGSAPIAPSAVYCPATKQTPVEMTKSQIEEVIEAFGKAARRAKQAGFDAIELQAGMGYIIAQFLKDRTNKRDDEYGKDKTLFARQVFEAVFENASGLPVIVRIAGSEFVEDGITPQDNKPIIELAEKFGAAAIHVGLGSACDTPPWYYSATFTPTEKQIETFKAIKSLTSLPIIVDGRMANKEKILKAFDEGWADCIGLGKSLACDQAFVKKLKENREDEIYYCGGCLQGCLLKVKAGVGLGCIINPFVDVDRFGKSDKKLKFVVVGGGPAGMACATYAAQRGHDVVLFEKKQLGGQFNLAVKPPFKESMQRPLDSMIKELNASGVLVKMQKADYDTIAFYNPDVVVVATGAVSVLPRIEGIENENATDAFSYFERKVEIKGKRALVLGVGLIGREAMEDLLIRYNFEEVVGVDILKELPEDFTLARLKNNPKAKIITAAKLQRFDSDGAVILKDGKQENLGRFDLVITSIGTKPYNDLFEQIKDKFEHVELIGDASAVGDIYKATHDAYEVVKKY comes from the coding sequence ATGGCTGGAATGTTTGATAGCGTAAATTTAGGAGGGCTTAGGCTAAAAAACAGATTTATCTTTGCCCCGGTTAAAACAGCATACGGTAATCCAAAAGGAGAGGTAAATCAAAGGCATCTAACATTCTACAGGCATGTTGCAGAAGGTGAAGTGGCTTTGATTATTACAGAGCCAACAGCTGTTTTAAAAAGCGGTAGAGAGCATCCCAAACAGCTTTGTATCGATGAGGATTACTGCGTGGATGAGCTAAAGAAGATCACAGATGTTATCCATGAAAACGGATCTTTAGCCTGTTTGAATATAACGCATGCAGGTAGGGCTGCAAACCCTAAAGCCTCAGGAAGTGCCCCCATTGCACCGTCTGCTGTTTACTGTCCTGCCACAAAGCAGACGCCTGTAGAGATGACAAAAAGCCAGATTGAAGAGGTTATTGAAGCGTTTGGAAAAGCAGCCAGAAGGGCAAAACAGGCAGGATTTGATGCGATAGAATTACAGGCTGGAATGGGCTATATTATAGCTCAGTTTTTAAAGGATAGAACAAACAAACGCGATGATGAATACGGCAAGGATAAGACACTGTTTGCAAGACAGGTTTTTGAGGCTGTATTTGAAAACGCCTCCGGCCTGCCAGTTATTGTAAGAATTGCAGGTAGTGAATTTGTTGAGGATGGTATAACACCTCAGGATAACAAGCCGATTATCGAGCTTGCTGAAAAATTTGGTGCGGCAGCTATTCATGTTGGATTGGGAAGTGCTTGTGATACGCCGCCGTGGTATTATTCTGCAACATTTACACCGACTGAAAAGCAGATAGAGACATTCAAAGCGATTAAATCTCTAACCAGTCTGCCTATTATTGTGGACGGCAGAATGGCAAATAAGGAAAAGATTCTTAAGGCGTTTGATGAGGGCTGGGCAGATTGTATAGGTCTTGGTAAATCACTTGCCTGCGATCAGGCGTTTGTTAAAAAACTCAAAGAAAACAGGGAAGATGAAATCTACTACTGTGGAGGATGCCTGCAGGGATGCCTACTAAAGGTAAAGGCCGGTGTGGGTCTTGGCTGTATTATCAATCCCTTTGTGGATGTTGACAGATTTGGAAAGTCAGATAAAAAGCTAAAATTTGTTGTTGTGGGCGGCGGACCAGCCGGTATGGCTTGTGCAACCTATGCGGCCCAGAGAGGTCATGATGTTGTGCTGTTTGAGAAAAAGCAGTTAGGTGGTCAGTTTAATCTTGCAGTCAAACCGCCGTTTAAAGAATCGATGCAAAGGCCACTTGATTCAATGATAAAAGAACTCAATGCAAGTGGTGTTTTAGTGAAGATGCAAAAGGCAGATTACGATACAATAGCCTTTTACAATCCTGATGTTGTTGTGGTGGCAACCGGAGCTGTTTCTGTTTTGCCAAGAATAGAAGGCATTGAGAATGAAAACGCTACCGATGCATTTAGCTACTTTGAAAGAAAGGTTGAAATCAAAGGCAAAAGAGCCCTTGTATTGGGTGTTGGCTTGATAGGAAGAGAGGCAATGGAGGATCTGCTTATAAGATATAATTTTGAAGAGGTTGTGGGTGTTGATATACTCAAGGAGTTGCCTGAGGATTTCACACTTGCAAGGCTAAAGAATAATCCAAAAGCAAAAATCATAACGGCTGCAAAATTGCAACGCTTTGATAGTGATGGTGCTGTGATTTTAAAGGATGGCAAGCAGGAGAATTTGGGTAGATTTGACCTTGTTATAACAAGCATAGGCACAAAGCCATACAACGATTTGTTTGAGCAGATTAAAGATAAATTTGAGCATGTTGAATTAATCGGTGATGCTTCAGCTGTGGGTGATATCTACAAAGCCACACACGATGCCTATGAGGTTGTTAAAAAGTATTAA
- a CDS encoding DUF134 domain-containing protein: MPRRRKRGRVRFRFGRVCFKPCGIPANTLERVILSPDELEAIRLADLEGMYQQQASELMHISRPTFSRLIDRAHKKIAEALIMGRALEIEERQEDGMYFLPDPEAEDNSEE, encoded by the coding sequence TTGCCAAGAAGGAGAAAGAGGGGTAGGGTAAGGTTTAGATTTGGCAGGGTGTGTTTTAAACCCTGCGGTATTCCTGCAAATACACTTGAAAGGGTGATTCTTTCGCCTGATGAGCTTGAGGCTATTAGACTTGCTGATTTAGAGGGTATGTATCAGCAGCAGGCAAGTGAGCTGATGCATATATCACGCCCCACTTTCTCCCGTCTTATAGATAGGGCGCATAAAAAAATAGCAGAGGCCCTGATAATGGGCAGGGCTTTAGAGATAGAAGAAAGGCAGGAAGATGGGATGTATTTTCTGCCAGACCCAGAAGCTGAAGATAATTCTGAAGAATGA
- a CDS encoding HIT family protein produces the protein MGCIFCQTQKLKIILKNDLCYAIYDLYPVNEGHMLIIPFRHVESLFDATQDEILAIFDLLQKARVYLEREFSPDGYNIGVNVGKYAGQTINHLHVHLIPRYKGDIENPVGGIRGVIPSRRLYPY, from the coding sequence ATGGGATGTATTTTCTGCCAGACCCAGAAGCTGAAGATAATTCTGAAGAATGATTTGTGTTATGCAATCTATGATCTTTACCCAGTTAACGAAGGTCATATGCTTATTATCCCTTTCAGGCATGTTGAAAGCCTATTTGATGCCACACAGGATGAAATTTTAGCCATCTTTGATCTACTGCAAAAAGCCAGGGTGTATTTAGAGCGGGAATTCTCACCTGACGGATACAACATAGGTGTTAATGTGGGTAAATACGCAGGACAGACGATAAATCACCTTCATGTTCATTTAATTCCCAGATATAAAGGTGATATTGAAAATCCTGTTGGTGGCATAAGAGGGGTTATACCATCAAGAAGACTTTATCCCTATTGA
- a CDS encoding EAL domain-containing protein: protein MEVDIFSLSLDNLSVGVYILGKDGFVYINKSLVKILEFSSTDELLRSDPYSVHVDSNTAQKMKEIVRRRLKGELFSAVHRDIKVITKKGNIKFVEISAQTLKYKSNFYAFGVVIDRTQRKITESLYESLKGINELIIRSTSKNDLINGLCRVVVEDGDFDGAFVFKERNFELVSSFTNNEAVERYGLDYINKNAKRFKTINKIKTVTVETTAENAMLGGGLQNGYFYSIPFGDLESYLLIIYSIFKKPSITSDILRRIRANINFALMKINRDSIIRILDKALKKSHEWFVLTDKDGKIIHANTAVQKISGYRLDELKGKTPAVFKSGYHSKEFYQKLWKTILAGRKFNAKFVNKTKNGEIFYLSSLIIPIKDSDGNYVFVDLSRDITKEIRQLEQIKFLSNIYSTLSEINQLIVHSKSETEILKELPKIVVKHAKFDAAFVGLVEDNYLDVAYSYAKNESEKEFIEFIEDHLSKLKAKGVGINNYNREIPAVKALLKKGVYSAEQMEVVNFKPFDRAVDKYNLKSCFAFSISKKDKIIGTLVGYTKNEKLLNKNVMRLLEEAMGDIEFALNKIEDEKWNRIVNFAINKGFSFVVIMDENFNIVYVNEAVSRLSGYSKDELIGRHHSIFSSHDYSKRFVELFYETLKSGKTFSSVMKYKRKDGSLIYTHTTIVPYAENGRIKYYISVGKDLSEERKLREKIEKLQTLDSITELYNRESFETLSKRFLNRATYEGFFGALFVLNTISFSKINQLYGYSIGNSVLKEIASRLKSTVRGYDIVARIEADKFAVLAKDLTDEKSAESVAIKIMNNLAKPYRVGHELININFAVGVSLFPKDGKTTDELLKNAMVALKYGSKGIKSVSFYSEDLERSFLKRLKIEMSLKDALKNKEFVMYYQPYFSRDGKVAGAEALIRWIKDGKVIPPAEFIGVLEESELIEDVEKYVVEYVLNTLKKLKNKNIKLVPISINLSPRSFNSSRIAEFLENICEVYSIEPSLINIEIVERTFLSNIEYAKSIIEKLKTKGFKFSIDDFGTGFSSLSYLPRLPVDFLKLDISFVRRIVSDSQVQAISKGIITIAKDLGIKTIAEGVEEKQQEEILKKMGCTYCQGFLYAKPLDEAGFIEFLKKNG, encoded by the coding sequence ATGGAAGTTGATATTTTTAGCCTATCTTTAGATAATCTTTCTGTTGGTGTTTATATATTGGGAAAAGATGGCTTCGTATATATCAATAAAAGTTTGGTAAAGATTTTAGAATTTAGCTCAACCGATGAGCTCTTAAGATCCGATCCATACTCAGTTCATGTGGATTCAAATACAGCTCAAAAGATGAAAGAGATTGTTCGAAGAAGGCTAAAAGGTGAATTGTTTAGTGCTGTTCATAGGGATATAAAGGTTATTACAAAGAAGGGGAACATTAAATTTGTTGAGATTTCTGCTCAAACATTGAAATATAAATCCAACTTTTATGCCTTTGGCGTGGTTATCGATAGAACACAAAGGAAAATCACTGAAAGCCTGTATGAATCACTTAAAGGCATCAATGAGCTGATTATCCGTTCCACATCTAAAAATGATCTAATTAATGGACTGTGCAGGGTGGTTGTTGAGGATGGGGATTTTGATGGTGCGTTTGTTTTTAAAGAAAGGAATTTTGAGCTTGTGTCGTCATTTACCAACAATGAAGCCGTTGAACGCTACGGTCTTGATTACATAAATAAAAATGCTAAGCGGTTTAAAACCATAAACAAAATCAAAACAGTAACAGTTGAAACAACCGCTGAAAATGCGATGCTTGGCGGTGGGCTTCAAAATGGATACTTTTACTCCATCCCCTTTGGAGATTTAGAAAGCTATCTACTGATAATCTATTCTATTTTTAAAAAGCCATCTATAACAAGCGATATTTTAAGAAGAATAAGAGCCAATATAAATTTTGCATTAATGAAAATAAACAGGGATTCAATCATTAGAATTCTCGATAAGGCTTTGAAGAAGTCGCATGAATGGTTTGTGTTAACCGATAAAGACGGAAAAATAATTCATGCCAATACTGCCGTGCAGAAAATATCGGGATACAGACTGGATGAACTTAAAGGTAAAACGCCTGCTGTTTTTAAATCAGGCTACCACTCAAAAGAGTTTTATCAAAAATTGTGGAAAACGATACTTGCAGGTAGAAAATTCAATGCAAAATTTGTCAATAAAACAAAAAACGGTGAGATATTCTATTTAAGCAGTCTGATAATTCCCATCAAAGATAGCGATGGAAACTATGTGTTTGTTGATTTATCAAGGGATATAACGAAGGAAATACGGCAGCTTGAGCAGATTAAATTCCTTTCCAATATCTATTCTACACTTTCTGAAATCAATCAATTAATCGTTCATTCAAAAAGCGAGACAGAAATTTTAAAAGAATTGCCTAAAATAGTGGTGAAACATGCAAAATTTGATGCGGCTTTTGTTGGACTTGTTGAAGATAATTACCTTGATGTTGCATATTCTTATGCAAAGAATGAAAGCGAGAAAGAGTTTATTGAGTTTATAGAAGATCATCTATCAAAATTAAAAGCAAAAGGTGTTGGAATTAACAATTATAATAGAGAAATACCTGCTGTTAAAGCACTTCTTAAAAAAGGAGTTTATAGTGCTGAACAGATGGAAGTTGTCAATTTTAAACCTTTTGATAGGGCTGTTGATAAATACAACTTAAAAAGTTGCTTTGCCTTTTCTATTTCAAAGAAAGATAAAATTATTGGCACACTTGTAGGATATACAAAGAATGAAAAGCTTCTAAATAAAAATGTGATGAGATTACTTGAAGAAGCCATGGGTGATATTGAGTTTGCACTAAATAAAATAGAGGATGAAAAGTGGAATAGAATTGTAAATTTTGCCATAAATAAGGGGTTCAGCTTTGTTGTTATAATGGATGAGAATTTTAATATCGTTTATGTAAATGAGGCTGTTAGCAGGTTGAGTGGCTATTCAAAGGATGAACTCATAGGCAGGCATCATTCTATATTTTCATCACACGATTATTCAAAGAGATTTGTTGAGCTGTTTTATGAAACGCTAAAAAGCGGAAAAACATTTTCATCTGTAATGAAGTATAAACGCAAGGATGGCTCGTTAATTTATACGCACACCACGATTGTTCCCTACGCAGAAAACGGCAGGATAAAATATTACATAAGTGTTGGAAAAGATCTGTCTGAGGAAAGAAAGTTAAGAGAAAAAATAGAAAAACTTCAAACGCTGGATTCAATAACCGAGCTGTATAACAGGGAATCGTTTGAAACACTGTCAAAGCGGTTTTTAAATAGGGCAACTTATGAGGGTTTCTTTGGTGCTTTATTTGTTCTAAACACAATATCGTTTTCAAAGATTAATCAACTCTATGGATATTCTATCGGTAATAGTGTTTTAAAAGAGATAGCTTCAAGGCTAAAATCAACTGTAAGGGGTTATGATATAGTAGCCCGTATAGAGGCTGATAAATTTGCCGTTTTAGCTAAGGATTTGACTGATGAGAAATCTGCTGAGTCTGTAGCTATTAAGATTATGAACAACTTGGCTAAACCCTACAGGGTAGGGCATGAGCTTATCAATATTAATTTTGCAGTAGGCGTTAGTCTGTTTCCCAAAGATGGTAAGACAACTGATGAGCTTTTAAAAAACGCTATGGTTGCCCTAAAATATGGCTCAAAAGGTATAAAGAGTGTTTCATTTTATTCAGAGGATTTAGAAAGAAGCTTTTTAAAGCGACTCAAGATAGAGATGAGTCTAAAAGATGCATTGAAAAACAAAGAATTTGTGATGTATTATCAACCTTATTTCTCAAGGGATGGTAAAGTTGCAGGGGCTGAGGCGCTCATCAGGTGGATTAAAGATGGAAAGGTTATACCGCCAGCTGAGTTTATAGGTGTGCTTGAAGAAAGTGAGCTTATCGAAGATGTTGAAAAATATGTGGTAGAGTATGTACTGAATACGCTGAAGAAGCTTAAGAATAAAAATATTAAGTTAGTGCCAATTTCTATTAACCTTTCGCCAAGGAGCTTTAACAGTAGCAGGATTGCAGAATTTTTAGAGAATATTTGTGAGGTTTATAGCATAGAGCCTTCTTTGATCAATATTGAGATTGTAGAAAGAACATTCTTAAGTAATATTGAATATGCAAAATCTATCATTGAAAAACTCAAAACCAAAGGGTTTAAATTTTCCATAGACGATTTTGGGACGGGCTTTTCTTCGCTTTCATATCTCCCTCGATTACCCGTTGATTTTTTAAAACTTGATATATCGTTTGTTAGAAGAATTGTTAGTGATTCTCAGGTTCAGGCAATTTCAAAAGGCATTATTACTATAGCTAAGGATTTGGGTATTAAAACAATAGCAGAAGGTGTAGAAGAAAAACAGCAGGAAGAGATTTTAAAGAAAATGGGCTGCACATACTGCCAGGGATTCCTCTATGCAAAACCGCTTGATGAGGCAGGTTTTATTGAGTTTTTGAAGAAGAATGGATGA